GCTTTAGTGGGCGACTCAGGTGAACCCGAACTTGATGTCCTCAATGACATCATGCGCGATGCTGATACCGACAAGGTTTGAAGGCCCTAAATTCTCGTCATCTTCTTCTATACCTATCATCAATAACTGAAGTGCTCACTATTGCAAACTGGGTTCTTGCAGGATGGGCGAATTAGCTACGACGAGTTTGTGGCAATGATGAAAACGGGGACAGACTGGAGAAAGGCGTCACGACAGTATTCAAGAGAGAGGTTCAAGAGCTTGAGCTTAAACTTGATGAAAGACGGCTCTCTGCATCTCCAAGATGGTTTTACAGGTCAAACGGTTGTGGTTTAACATTTTCAGTTCTTGTATATTTTCGATTTCTGCCACATCCCCCCTTTGCTGGAAAGAAACCGGTTTATCTTTCGAAAACTTGAGGCTTCAGAAAGTGGAGGAGCATCTTAGGGCAAGTCTCATTGTGATTCTGAATTCTCGATCTGCAATGGACCGTTGGTTGGAAATGATTTTCATCAACGAGCATAGGACTCTAGGGGATGATGTGATATAGTGAGTACTAATTCTTTTGTTCATAAGGCTTTAAAGGTAAGGAGGCACCCTTGTTTGTGTTGTATATTTTTGCAATCTCTGTCTCTCTTAAGCACCAACACGGTGAATTGAACTGTTAAACGCTGGAAGGATTCATTTATGCAGTGATTTATTACAGTAATCTTAGAGTAGGCTAGTTCATTTTGATTTCTGCATATTCATACCTACCTGTTTCTGGAAAGGGCAAATTCTTTCCCCTAATGCACAGGACTCTGTTAAAACTTAAATACTCATGTACTActtgttttcaaattataagTTTCTTATGATCCAAATAACTTCATGTTGAATCGACAAACTGAGATAAGAAGTTCCAGTATTCATATAACGTGGATTGAGATAACCTCTATGAGTCTAGCCTCTACTTCTACCGACTGGCGACTACAGAGCCTTAAAAATCTTACTCCAACCAGCAAAATACGTTCAGATAAGTAAATGTTGCGATAAACACTCAACAACTAAACTGGTCTTATTCGAGCAATGGCCACAACTATTAATCAACACTAGTTAGCAAGGCAATTAGTTGACTTGGTGATGAACTAATTTTAGACTTGCAGCAAACAATAACATTCTTGATTCAAAGGGATAACTCACCACAACAGATGGCATGTGTATGCATGCATGAGACATGGTGAATCAACAAAACAAGAATGTCTACATGAATGAGTGTAGATCaatcaacaaaaagaaatCTACAACACTTGTTGAGTCCCTCTTAACACGAATATATTCAAGATGACCTAGATGTAGATTCCAAGAATATCCATCAAGAGATGGTTCACCTAGAAAAATGCATTTCTTCAAGGATCATATCACCAAGATCAAGTTTGAAGAGATTATCTATCGAGAGATAGTCCACCTAGCAATAATGCATTTTCCAAAGGATCATATCACAAGATCAAGTTTGAATACACTTCTTCAtttcctttattttgtttagatCACAAGAACGGATGTGGAGACATCAAGATACCAATCACAATCCACCAAACCATTGATTGCCTATTGCAAATGATGACATGAATGAGGGAAATATGAGACAAATATCACCTTAGGGTGATATGATGGATTGATAAAAATGATCTCTAATCCACTATTTACTTTGatggatttattattttgagcTTCTTTTACCATCTTATCTTATGCTTCAAATAGGCAATCATACGTTCAATCAATCTATCATATCAACCAAAGTAACCAGTAACGGCCTCTAACTAAAGCACTACATCCTTTGCTACCAATGTGTTTTTATCATCTTCATCCATATTGTTTTgacaatatatatagttaagAATAAGCAATATTAACAAGTGAATATCAGGAAGAATGCTACTGTATCAACTTATCATAATGTTCATGTTCATGTTCAAGAGCATCATAAATTCAAgcaaattataaatacaaatacagcaacatgaaaaaaaaggtGAGTGATACTCTACATGAACACGCCGAAATCAGCAGATCTGTTCGTTCCACATCACAGAGACGCCTCCACCGATCTCCAGAACTCACTCGGCTTCCGGTGCTGATCGATCGGCATCTTCTTCCTAATCGAATCAATCGCCGCAAAATCAATATCCGCAACCGCAATTCCAGTCGACAGCCGATCCGGCAACCGCCCAATAACTTTACCCCACGGATCAATAATCATACTATCACCgtaactctctctctcctcgcTGTGGTTCCCCGCCTGCGCCGCCGCAATCACATAGCACTGCGTCTCAATCGCCCTCGCGCGGAGCAGAATCTCCCAATGCGCCTCCCCCGTAGGTTTAGTGAACGCCGCCGGCACCAACAGCACCTCCGCGCCGCGATTGAATCTCAGCTGCTGATAGATCTCCGGAAACCGCAAATCGTAGCAAACCGTTAACCCTAACCTTCCAAACGGACTATCGACGGCGACGATTTCATCTCCGGCTTCGGTAAAACCGCTCTCCTTGTACACCGCGCCGCCAGGCACATCGACGTCGAACAGATGCATCTTACTGTACTTGCTCCTGATGTTGCCGGCGTCGTCGATTATCACGTGCGTGTTGCGGAGACGCGAATCGTCCGATCCTTTTTCCTGAAATCCGCCGAGCGAGAGCCAGATGCTTGAATCCCTAGCTAGTGACCGATAATTATCCATGATCGGACCGTCAATTGGCTCGGAGATCGTGAGGCTGTCGCCGGATTTAGAGCCGACGTAGGAGAAATTCTCCGGGAAACAGAGTAGCTTCGCGCCGGCGGTGACCGCTTCCTTCACCAGGCGAGAGCAGGTGGCGAAGTTGGCGGAGAGGTCGTTGACGGAGGTCATCTGAGCAGTGGCGACCCGCACGGTGTTGGCCATGGCTGCTGCTTCCATCCGCGGCGGAGAGTGAGAGTGAAGAGAGAAGAGTGCGTTGAGAGCTTTCTTCGTTAAAATGTGTAGTTTTAAAGCCGTTGGATCTTCTATGTTTGACTTGAATCCAACGGCTTGGATTTGTTGCGGGGCATGGATTATATCTCGGGTCGGGTACGACTTTATGGGCCCATACAATATTTTCTTGGGCTTTtgcttattatatttattagctcatcaatttttttataagatcTAATGTTTTTAAGCTTATTAACTTTAAAgtacattaaatattaaacagaaaaaaaaggtacatataACTTCCATTTTATTAACCAAATAGTAGTGATTCTGAAACTAAATATTATAATTCGATGtagattaaaataacaatatataataagtcctttttttgtaaattaatttttgattttaagatcatgagtaatatttttggaagcTAATAAACTGGTTAGGACctcatttgattttatatgaCCTAAGGTAGAAAGCATATAGTGCGTTTTCAACTTAAAGATAtttgtctataaatatacgagcttttaatattttctgattttctaCCCATCTTAATCGAATTTGAGTCGAAGTTTAAAGTTTCACTGA
The genomic region above belongs to Salvia hispanica cultivar TCC Black 2014 chromosome 3, UniMelb_Shisp_WGS_1.0, whole genome shotgun sequence and contains:
- the LOC125209087 gene encoding deaminated glutathione amidase, chloroplastic/cytosolic-like, with the translated sequence MEAAAMANTVRVATAQMTSVNDLSANFATCSRLVKEAVTAGAKLLCFPENFSYVGSKSGDSLTISEPIDGPIMDNYRSLARDSSIWLSLGGFQEKGSDDSRLRNTHVIIDDAGNIRSKYSKMHLFDVDVPGGAVYKESGFTEAGDEIVAVDSPFGRLGLTVCYDLRFPEIYQQLRFNRGAEVLLVPAAFTKPTGEAHWEILLRARAIETQCYVIAAAQAGNHSEERESYGDSMIIDPWGKVIGRLPDRLSTGIAVADIDFAAIDSIRKKMPIDQHRKPSEFWRSVEASL